The following are encoded in a window of Amphibacillus xylanus NBRC 15112 genomic DNA:
- a CDS encoding glycosyltransferase family 2 protein — MKLLSVVIPCYNSQDYMKNCIESLLLARDDIELIIVNDGSVDQTAEIADNYANMEPSKIKVIHQQNGGHGQAINTGLKHATGLYFKVVDSDDWIDTRAYLRILDTLSGLIGRKQYIDLLISNFVYEKEGAKHKKVMKYTGTLPQDTIFTWDDVGDFRKGQYLMMHSLIYRTQLLKEMQLKLPSHTFYVDNLYVYQPLTRVEEMYYLDVDFYRYFIGRDDQSVNEKVMINRIDQQLKVNKLMVDYIDLDSIKNMKLQSYLFHQLEIVTTISSILLIRSRKKENLQKKKELLQYIKQSDKKLYRKLRYGFLGQLTNLPSWFGRQISMGVYRVSRRIFGYN; from the coding sequence ATGAAGTTATTATCAGTTGTTATTCCTTGTTACAATTCACAAGATTATATGAAAAATTGTATCGAATCTCTCTTATTGGCGAGGGATGATATTGAATTAATTATAGTCAATGATGGTTCTGTTGATCAAACGGCAGAAATAGCTGATAACTATGCAAACATGGAACCTAGTAAAATTAAAGTCATTCATCAACAAAATGGTGGTCATGGACAAGCAATCAATACGGGTCTTAAACATGCGACAGGCCTATACTTCAAAGTAGTTGATAGTGATGATTGGATAGATACGAGGGCATATTTAAGAATATTGGATACACTTAGTGGCTTGATTGGTAGAAAGCAATACATTGATTTATTGATTAGTAATTTTGTTTATGAAAAAGAAGGTGCAAAACATAAAAAGGTTATGAAATATACAGGCACCTTACCTCAAGATACTATCTTTACATGGGATGATGTTGGGGATTTTCGGAAAGGTCAATATTTAATGATGCATTCATTAATTTATCGAACACAATTATTAAAAGAAATGCAGTTGAAATTACCAAGTCATACTTTTTATGTCGATAATCTATATGTTTACCAACCTTTAACGCGGGTTGAGGAAATGTATTATTTAGATGTTGACTTCTATCGCTATTTTATTGGAAGAGACGATCAATCAGTTAATGAAAAAGTAATGATTAATCGAATTGATCAACAGCTAAAGGTTAATAAACTAATGGTTGATTATATTGATTTAGACTCGATTAAAAATATGAAATTGCAAAGTTATCTTTTTCATCAGTTAGAAATTGTTACGACGATTTCTTCAATTTTGTTAATTCGTTCTCGTAAGAAAGAAAATTTACAAAAGAAAAAAGAATTATTGCAATATATCAAACAAAGCGATAAGAAGCTGTACCGAAAGTTAAGATATGGGTTCTTAGGTCAGTTAACTAATTTACCAAGTTGGTTTGGTCGTCAAATCTCCATGGGGGTTTATAGGGTATCGAGAAGAATATTTGGCTATAATTAA
- a CDS encoding 6-phospho-beta-glucosidase yields MSLRADFLWGGAIAANQAEGAYQKDGKGMGLVDILPAGGELRWHALENPKQAIETTYDHYPSHEAIDFYHTYKEDIKLFAEMGFKVFRTSISWPRIFPKGDELEPNEAGLKFYDDLFDECHKYGIEPLVTLNHFDTPLYLATEYGGWRNRKLIEFYERYAKVVLERYKDKVKYWLTFNEINMVLHIPFFGAGLMFEEGENKDQIKFQAAHHQLVASSLATKAAKEIVGEDVMVGCMLAAGEVYPYSCHPDDMLKAVQENRKQYFFIDVQSRGEYSTYTKRMFEELGVEVEMEQGDKELLKKYPVDFISFSYYSSRLTVADTDRQVEQSAANAFESGKNPYLEESEWGWQIDPVGLRVTMNNLYDRYQKPLFIVENGLGAVDELEDDTVEDDYRIEYMRDHLEQMIEAVKDGVDLLGYTSWGCIDLVSAGTGEMKKRYGFIYVDRDNDGNGTGKRYKKKSFDWYKKVIESNGKQL; encoded by the coding sequence ATGTCGTTACGCGCTGATTTTTTATGGGGTGGAGCAATTGCTGCCAATCAAGCTGAAGGTGCCTATCAAAAGGACGGTAAAGGAATGGGATTGGTTGATATTTTACCGGCGGGTGGTGAGCTGCGATGGCATGCATTAGAAAATCCAAAGCAAGCAATCGAAACAACGTATGATCACTATCCAAGCCATGAAGCAATTGACTTTTATCACACGTATAAAGAAGATATTAAGTTGTTTGCTGAGATGGGTTTTAAAGTGTTCAGAACATCAATTTCATGGCCGAGAATTTTCCCTAAAGGTGATGAATTAGAGCCGAATGAGGCTGGGCTGAAGTTTTATGACGATTTATTTGACGAGTGTCACAAATATGGAATTGAGCCATTAGTGACGTTAAATCATTTTGATACACCATTATACTTAGCGACAGAGTACGGGGGCTGGCGCAATCGGAAATTGATCGAATTTTATGAGCGTTATGCTAAAGTTGTTTTGGAGCGCTATAAAGATAAGGTGAAATATTGGTTAACATTTAATGAAATTAATATGGTGCTACATATTCCGTTCTTCGGAGCTGGGTTAATGTTTGAAGAAGGAGAAAATAAGGACCAAATTAAGTTTCAAGCTGCACACCACCAGTTAGTTGCATCGAGTTTAGCGACTAAAGCAGCGAAAGAAATCGTTGGCGAAGACGTGATGGTTGGTTGTATGTTAGCAGCTGGGGAAGTTTATCCTTACTCATGTCATCCAGACGATATGCTGAAGGCCGTTCAAGAAAATCGCAAGCAATATTTCTTTATCGATGTTCAGTCACGGGGTGAATATTCGACGTATACGAAGCGGATGTTTGAAGAGCTAGGTGTTGAGGTTGAAATGGAGCAAGGAGATAAGGAGCTCTTGAAAAAGTACCCTGTTGATTTCATTTCCTTCTCTTATTACTCATCTCGCTTAACAGTTGCTGACACTGACAGACAAGTCGAGCAATCGGCAGCAAATGCTTTTGAATCAGGAAAGAACCCGTATTTAGAAGAATCGGAGTGGGGTTGGCAAATTGACCCGGTTGGTTTACGGGTCACGATGAATAATCTTTACGATCGTTATCAAAAGCCACTTTTCATTGTTGAAAATGGTTTAGGAGCAGTGGACGAGCTAGAGGACGATACAGTTGAAGATGATTATCGGATTGAATATATGCGTGACCATCTTGAGCAAATGATTGAAGCAGTTAAAGATGGTGTCGATTTACTTGGGTATACATCTTGGGGCTGTATCGATTTGGTTAGTGCTGGAACAGGTGAGATGAAAAAACGGTACGGCTTTATTTACGTTGATCGTGACAATGACGGTAACGGGACAGGTAAGCGCTATAAGAAAAAGTCATTTGATTGGTATAAAAAAGTGATTGAATCGAATGGTAAGCAACTCTAA
- a CDS encoding RpnC/YadD family protein: protein MIETKLKKQDVVIIVHIEPQSYRQPDFNERMYHYFSMLYNKYRKPIIPIAIFSHDRQPVEDHYTMAFDFFHVLTFNYLTLHLHKMNWRDYIRSDNPVAAALLSEMGYQKEERIEVKKEFLRMITRMELDPARQRLIYGFFESYLKLTKQEEEQLMDEVSKLPEADQIFEIPISYEEKGKEIGKEIGVRKVAVEMLRKNVDLNFIAEVTHLDIDEIVVLKQQLQ, encoded by the coding sequence GTGATTGAAACAAAATTAAAGAAACAAGACGTTGTCATTATTGTTCATATCGAACCCCAAAGCTACCGACAACCTGACTTTAACGAACGGATGTACCATTACTTTAGTATGCTCTACAACAAGTACAGAAAACCAATTATTCCAATTGCGATTTTCAGTCACGACCGCCAGCCGGTAGAGGATCATTATACGATGGCATTTGATTTTTTCCATGTCCTTACCTTTAATTACTTAACACTCCACTTGCACAAAATGAATTGGCGTGACTATATCCGTTCTGATAATCCTGTCGCAGCAGCACTACTTAGCGAAATGGGCTATCAAAAAGAAGAACGGATCGAAGTTAAAAAAGAATTTTTACGAATGATTACTAGAATGGAACTCGACCCAGCTAGACAACGCTTAATTTACGGATTTTTCGAATCTTATTTAAAACTAACCAAACAAGAGGAGGAACAATTGATGGATGAAGTGAGCAAATTACCAGAAGCAGATCAAATCTTCGAAATTCCAATTTCTTATGAAGAAAAAGGGAAGGAAATTGGAAAAGAGATAGGTGTGAGAAAAGTTGCGGTAGAGATGCTGAGAAAAAATGTTGATCTCAATTTCATTGCTGAAGTCACACATTTAGATATTGATGAAATTGTAGTTTTAAAACAACAATTGCAATAA
- a CDS encoding polysaccharide deacetylase family protein, with protein sequence MKRFKFIFYILAIGSLFVGVFWFSAFLKLANANVTTITVDVAPVRVSMSDDHLKASHSAYQGIDIVTLVKEEPDYQLAIHYPEFRDDQLNQAISDYVSMTKADFFEELEANKEFLQDRPASFYLLFNIYPVVDDVYSIVFSNERYLGGANGEQSSKVFIVDLSQNRFISQLEMIDDHQENRDLVFQLLKEEFEQSEDYREFFFLDYLEEWAYAGNQTYENVYLTDRALVFKFNKYQVTAGAAGSPEIKLPFVKVKGLLTDEWVKKLEIEKKLTNGVKQDNGVDQQGSSEDVKIDEDIKKVALTFDDGPDPTHTIEILRLLDEYQARATFFVLGNRVDFYPGIVKEISDRGHEIGNHTWNHKDLTTLDSAGIKDELGSTSKAIKQITGESPKLFRPPYGAINDNVRAATDLAPSLWTVDPQDWRYRDADKVFKHVKANVTDDSIVLMHDIHGTTVEALERILAFLAEEGYQFVTVSELDS encoded by the coding sequence ATGAAGCGATTTAAATTTATTTTTTACATATTGGCAATAGGTAGCTTGTTTGTCGGGGTCTTTTGGTTTTCGGCTTTTTTAAAGTTGGCTAATGCGAATGTGACAACAATTACTGTTGATGTGGCGCCAGTGCGGGTGTCTATGTCAGATGATCATTTAAAGGCAAGTCATTCAGCGTATCAGGGGATTGATATTGTCACGCTTGTAAAGGAGGAGCCGGATTATCAGTTGGCGATCCATTATCCTGAGTTTCGTGATGATCAATTAAATCAAGCGATTAGTGACTATGTTTCAATGACTAAGGCAGATTTTTTTGAGGAACTTGAGGCAAACAAAGAGTTTCTACAAGATCGGCCAGCATCTTTTTATTTATTGTTTAATATTTACCCGGTTGTCGACGATGTTTATTCAATTGTTTTTTCGAATGAGCGTTATCTTGGTGGAGCGAATGGTGAACAGAGCTCAAAAGTATTTATTGTTGATTTGAGTCAGAATCGGTTTATATCACAATTGGAAATGATCGATGATCATCAAGAGAATCGTGATTTGGTTTTTCAATTGCTAAAAGAGGAGTTTGAGCAGTCTGAAGATTATCGTGAGTTTTTCTTTCTGGATTATTTGGAGGAATGGGCTTATGCAGGTAATCAAACATATGAAAATGTTTATTTGACTGATCGGGCGTTGGTGTTTAAATTTAATAAATATCAGGTGACAGCTGGTGCTGCTGGTTCGCCGGAGATTAAGTTGCCTTTTGTGAAGGTGAAGGGGTTATTAACGGATGAATGGGTTAAAAAGTTGGAGATTGAGAAGAAATTGACTAATGGAGTGAAGCAAGATAATGGTGTAGATCAACAAGGCTCGTCTGAAGATGTAAAAATAGATGAAGATATAAAGAAAGTTGCGTTGACGTTTGACGATGGGCCTGATCCAACGCACACGATAGAGATTCTGAGATTGCTAGATGAGTATCAGGCGCGGGCAACATTTTTCGTGTTAGGAAATCGTGTGGATTTTTATCCGGGGATTGTCAAGGAAATCTCAGATCGGGGTCATGAAATTGGTAACCATACATGGAATCATAAAGATTTAACTACATTGGATAGTGCCGGGATTAAGGATGAACTTGGGTCCACCTCAAAAGCAATTAAGCAAATTACAGGAGAGTCACCTAAACTATTTCGACCACCGTATGGTGCTATAAATGACAATGTTCGTGCTGCCACTGATTTAGCGCCATCGCTTTGGACAGTTGACCCTCAAGATTGGCGCTATCGTGATGCGGATAAAGTTTTTAAGCATGTCAAGGCGAATGTGACTGATGACTCAATTGTTTTAATGCATGATATTCATGGTACGACGGTTGAAGCGCTAGAAAGGATTTTGGCATTTTTGGCTGAAGAAGGCTATCAGTTTGTCACAGTTTCAGAGCTTGATAGTTAA
- a CDS encoding aldo/keto reductase, producing the protein MPVIGLGVFKMDDGESVYDTVSSALEIGYRHIDTASTYRNEEGVGRAIADSGIPREEIFVTTKVWNDEQGYEETLAAFDRSLKRLNLDYVDLYLVHWPIPGMYKDTWQALEKIYRDKRARAIGVSNFHPHHSDDLMKDVTIKPMINQIELHPQLSQVEVREYCKEHGIAVEAWSPIGKATYLDHPVLKELAEKYNRTAAQIMIRWDYQNDIITIPKSVHADRQKENADIFDFELSNEDMEKIESLNSGNRLGTDPDTVSLDSF; encoded by the coding sequence ATACCTGTTATCGGATTAGGAGTTTTTAAAATGGATGATGGTGAGTCGGTATATGATACCGTAAGTTCTGCACTTGAGATTGGCTATCGCCATATTGATACAGCATCGACTTATAGAAATGAAGAAGGTGTCGGACGAGCGATTGCGGATAGCGGTATCCCTCGCGAGGAGATTTTTGTCACAACGAAAGTGTGGAATGATGAACAGGGCTATGAGGAGACATTAGCAGCTTTTGACCGGAGTTTAAAACGATTAAATCTGGATTATGTTGATCTCTATCTTGTTCACTGGCCGATTCCTGGTATGTATAAGGATACATGGCAGGCGCTCGAAAAAATTTACCGCGATAAGCGTGCGCGTGCGATTGGTGTGAGCAACTTTCACCCACATCATTCAGATGATTTAATGAAAGATGTAACGATTAAACCGATGATTAATCAAATTGAATTGCATCCACAGCTTTCTCAAGTAGAAGTGAGAGAATATTGCAAGGAGCACGGTATTGCCGTAGAGGCCTGGTCACCGATTGGTAAGGCAACTTATCTTGATCATCCTGTGCTCAAAGAGTTAGCTGAGAAATATAATAGGACAGCTGCGCAAATTATGATTCGTTGGGATTATCAAAACGATATTATTACAATCCCTAAATCCGTTCATGCTGATCGGCAAAAAGAAAATGCTGATATTTTTGACTTTGAATTATCTAATGAAGATATGGAAAAAATCGAAAGCTTAAATAGCGGCAACCGTCTAGGTACGGATCCTGATACAGTTAGTTTAGATTCGTTTTAA
- a CDS encoding IS3 family transposase — MSRKATCADNAVMESFFGILKQEIYYGEELLSYHELKQKIEQYIDYYNNDRSKVKLAGLSPVQYRTQTSQTVAL, encoded by the coding sequence ATGTCTAGAAAGGCAACTTGTGCTGACAACGCCGTGATGGAAAGTTTCTTCGGTATTTTAAAGCAAGAGATTTATTACGGTGAAGAATTACTATCTTATCATGAGTTGAAACAAAAAATTGAACAATATATCGATTACTACAATAACGATCGAAGCAAAGTAAAATTGGCTGGCTTAAGCCCGGTCCAATACCGAACTCAAACCAGCCAAACAGTTGCATTATAA
- a CDS encoding IS30 family transposase — MTLVERKTRYALALKLNDSKSQTIFDDCQSVIESNPKTFKTITFDNGSEFSKVAELETAELSIYFCHAYAAWERGSNENFNKLLREFIPKGQSLHQFSSDYVKEAASKINQRIREILVLETAQTCFDYEQKQLNK, encoded by the coding sequence CTGACACTTGTCGAGCGGAAAACACGTTATGCTTTAGCGCTTAAACTAAACGATTCCAAGAGCCAAACCATTTTTGATGATTGCCAGTCTGTTATCGAAAGCAACCCGAAAACCTTTAAAACAATCACCTTTGATAACGGTTCTGAATTTTCAAAAGTAGCTGAATTAGAAACAGCTGAATTATCCATTTACTTTTGTCATGCCTACGCCGCTTGGGAAAGAGGATCGAATGAAAATTTTAACAAACTATTAAGAGAATTTATTCCTAAGGGTCAATCGTTACATCAGTTTTCTAGTGATTATGTGAAAGAAGCAGCATCAAAGATAAACCAACGCATTCGGGAAATACTCGTTTTAGAAACAGCTCAAACGTGCTTCGACTATGAGCAAAAACAATTAAATAAGTGA
- a CDS encoding methyl-accepting chemotaxis protein yields the protein MEEIASGSETQATFANQLAKMMTTFVERIADIDQSNETIQGSLTSVQSETDQGQFFMKKSVEQMNVIDQIVHNVIIQLEGLDRQATQITKLISVIRDISEQTNLLALNASIEAARAGEHGLGFNVVANEVRKLAEEVNDSVSEITAIVQDNQTETKAVSLALKQSYDEVRQGTEDIKLTGVRFNAIEQAVETMTANVQSIISDLAILNRDSASVNQAVQEIASISQQSAAGVEEIKSSVEQTSSAMEQIASRAQTLFESSQALNHFVEQFKI from the coding sequence ATGGAAGAGATTGCTTCAGGATCAGAAACGCAGGCAACTTTTGCAAATCAGTTAGCTAAAATGATGACTACTTTTGTTGAAAGAATTGCTGATATCGATCAGAGCAATGAAACGATTCAAGGCTCGTTAACGAGTGTGCAATCGGAAACAGATCAGGGACAATTTTTCATGAAAAAATCCGTTGAACAAATGAATGTGATTGATCAAATTGTTCATAATGTCATCATTCAATTGGAAGGACTTGATCGTCAAGCGACACAAATTACGAAACTGATTTCTGTAATTAGGGATATTTCGGAACAGACCAATTTATTGGCGTTAAATGCATCGATTGAAGCCGCCCGTGCTGGAGAGCATGGTTTAGGTTTTAATGTAGTGGCGAATGAAGTACGTAAATTGGCTGAAGAGGTGAATGATTCGGTCAGTGAGATTACGGCGATTGTTCAGGATAATCAGACGGAAACGAAGGCTGTTTCATTGGCACTGAAGCAAAGTTATGATGAAGTGCGTCAGGGAACGGAAGATATTAAATTAACAGGTGTTCGTTTTAATGCGATTGAACAAGCAGTTGAAACGATGACGGCCAATGTACAGTCGATCATTTCTGATTTAGCAATCCTGAATCGAGACTCAGCATCTGTCAATCAAGCTGTTCAGGAAATTGCCTCAATATCACAACAGTCAGCAGCGGGTGTTGAAGAAATAAAGTCATCAGTTGAACAAACATCGAGTGCGATGGAGCAAATCGCAAGTAGGGCACAAACATTATTTGAATCGAGCCAAGCACTCAATCATTTTGTTGAACAGTTTAAAATATGA
- a CDS encoding tRNA-specific adenosine deaminase, with protein sequence MISEVDLKHLRRSVELAKMALDKGDEPFGSVLVSQKGEVLFSKTEFKLYWCC encoded by the coding sequence ATGATTAGTGAAGTTGATTTAAAGCATTTGCGTCGCTCTGTTGAGTTAGCCAAGATGGCACTGGATAAGGGAGACGAGCCATTTGGATCTGTGCTTGTGTCGCAAAAGGGCGAGGTACTGTTCAGCAAGACCGAATTCAAACTTTATTGGTGCTGTTAG
- a CDS encoding HAMP domain-containing protein — protein MRLHSNRYIQLTEETISQLENLRDLIIADRDLALENTNQSQVFAQLILLVSMFVAIVIAVILVLIISRHVSKRQQKVVVASERIATGDLTEASNHLQGNDEIGQLNQTINQMRLQLRQMTESIKQTSGVVDRQSEQLNQSAEDVK, from the coding sequence ATGCGACTACATAGTAATCGATATATTCAATTAACAGAAGAGACGATTTCTCAGTTGGAAAATTTGCGCGATTTAATTATAGCAGATCGGGATCTTGCGCTTGAAAATACTAATCAGAGCCAAGTTTTTGCCCAGCTGATTTTATTAGTTAGTATGTTTGTTGCGATTGTGATTGCTGTTATTTTAGTTTTGATTATTAGTCGTCATGTCTCTAAACGTCAGCAAAAGGTCGTTGTAGCAAGTGAGCGAATTGCAACGGGTGATTTGACTGAAGCAAGTAATCATTTGCAAGGAAATGATGAGATTGGTCAACTCAACCAAACGATTAACCAAATGCGCTTACAATTAAGACAGATGACTGAGTCGATTAAACAAACATCAGGTGTTGTTGACCGTCAAAGTGAGCAGTTAAATCAATCGGCAGAGGATGTTAAGTAA
- a CDS encoding ROK family protein, protein MLLGAIEAGGTKFVLAVGNQDGEILDKLTIPTEHPDQTIPKVVNYFKDKGIKKLGLGAFGPIDLNQKSPTYGQLQKTPKTDWVDYPLGAVLQEKLSVPVVIDTDVNVAAMAEAKFGNATDVDSCLYITVGTGIGGGFYYRGQTLNGLSHPELGHIKVRRHPDDRYQGTCPSHGDCLEGLAAGPALEKRWGKKGDQLVGVDEVWEMEAFYLAQALTIFIYVLSPERIVLGGGVMKQKQLFPLIRKYVIDMLNGYVSSPYLTADQIDQYIVAPGLTDEAGIKGALYLVMD, encoded by the coding sequence ATGTTGTTAGGAGCAATTGAAGCAGGTGGCACAAAGTTTGTGTTAGCAGTTGGTAATCAAGATGGTGAAATTTTAGATAAATTGACAATCCCAACAGAACATCCAGATCAAACAATTCCAAAGGTGGTTAACTATTTTAAGGATAAAGGGATCAAAAAACTTGGTTTAGGAGCATTTGGACCAATCGATTTGAATCAAAAAAGTCCAACATATGGTCAGCTTCAGAAAACACCAAAAACAGATTGGGTTGATTATCCTCTAGGTGCGGTGTTGCAAGAGAAGCTTTCTGTACCTGTTGTGATTGACACAGATGTTAATGTTGCCGCAATGGCTGAAGCGAAATTTGGCAATGCAACAGATGTTGATTCATGCTTATATATTACGGTTGGTACAGGTATTGGTGGCGGCTTTTATTACCGTGGCCAAACATTAAATGGTTTGTCACATCCTGAGCTCGGGCACATTAAAGTGCGACGCCATCCAGATGATCGTTATCAAGGAACGTGTCCATCGCATGGTGATTGTCTAGAAGGTCTAGCTGCGGGACCAGCACTTGAAAAGCGCTGGGGCAAAAAAGGCGATCAATTGGTCGGTGTTGACGAGGTTTGGGAAATGGAAGCTTTTTATTTAGCACAAGCCCTGACGATATTTATTTATGTGCTCTCACCTGAACGCATCGTTTTAGGTGGTGGAGTGATGAAACAGAAACAGCTTTTCCCATTGATTCGTAAGTATGTAATCGACATGTTGAATGGTTATGTGAGTTCGCCTTACTTAACAGCTGATCAAATTGATCAATACATTGTTGCACCAGGATTAACAGATGAAGCAGGAATCAAAGGGGCACTGTATTTGGTAATGGATTGA
- a CDS encoding helix-turn-helix domain-containing protein, translating to MSCKHSNTKNANGHLKFKERELIERWLKEDKSQAEIARLLGRNRSTISREVKRGTVPQIINGRKSRIILSRFWCCDLFKKQTTQYF from the coding sequence ATGTCATGTAAACATTCTAACACAAAGAACGCGAATGGACATTTAAAATTTAAAGAGCGTGAGCTCATCGAACGATGGCTAAAAGAAGACAAGTCACAAGCAGAAATTGCACGATTACTTGGTCGGAATCGCTCGACTATCTCTCGAGAAGTAAAAAGAGGGACAGTTCCTCAAATTATTAATGGGAGAAAAAGTAGAATTATACTTAGCCGATTCTGGTGCTGCGATTTATTTAAAAAACAGACAACGCAGTATTTCTAA